A genomic window from Nocardioides rotundus includes:
- a CDS encoding putative quinol monooxygenase gives MSTPASLPYAFVAKIVAADGQHDALADLLAGAVALANEEVGTIVWFAARTHADTFWIFDAFPDEAARDAHANGAIVAALMANQHLLGAAPEILAADVLASKLP, from the coding sequence ATGTCCACACCCGCATCACTTCCGTATGCCTTCGTCGCCAAGATCGTCGCGGCCGATGGACAGCACGACGCGCTCGCCGATCTGCTCGCCGGCGCTGTCGCGCTCGCCAACGAAGAGGTAGGAACGATTGTCTGGTTCGCGGCTAGGACCCACGCCGACACCTTCTGGATCTTCGATGCATTCCCCGACGAGGCCGCTCGCGACGCCCACGCCAACGGCGCCATCGTCGCAGCCCTGATGGCCAACCAGCACCTCCTCGGCGCAGCACCCGAGATCCTGGCGGCCGACGTCCTCGCGTCCAAGCTCCCGTAG
- a CDS encoding GlxA family transcriptional regulator, whose translation MRIGLIAIDGCFGSAVASIIDIMRVADGARSDVDPRIDPIELAILGPKRRVTTTASMTLSVDHPLSESAEFDVVVVPALGTLTAAATNDALQSRDARSVIASLGRLDDATTRIAAACTGVFAVAETGRMHHRRATTSWFLGPEFLKRYPTVALDLDTMVVVDGNLVTAGAAFAHIDLALSLVRSISPDLAQHVAKLLIIDERPSQAAFVAYEHLRHEDPIVVEFERFVRARLDEPFNVAFVAQSLGTSRRTLERRVRAALNLTPLGFVQRLRIERARHLSATTDLTSAEIALRVGYANAETLRSLLRRERRRS comes from the coding sequence ATGCGTATCGGACTGATCGCGATCGACGGCTGCTTCGGTTCGGCTGTCGCGTCGATCATCGACATCATGCGGGTGGCCGACGGAGCCCGCAGCGATGTCGACCCGCGGATCGACCCGATCGAACTCGCCATCCTCGGACCGAAACGGAGAGTGACCACGACGGCATCGATGACCCTGTCGGTGGACCACCCGCTGTCGGAGTCCGCAGAGTTCGACGTGGTCGTCGTCCCTGCGCTTGGAACCCTCACGGCCGCCGCTACCAACGACGCCCTCCAGAGCCGAGATGCTCGTTCGGTCATCGCCTCGCTCGGGCGCCTCGACGACGCGACCACCCGGATCGCCGCGGCGTGCACCGGCGTGTTCGCTGTCGCCGAGACCGGACGGATGCATCATCGGCGGGCGACGACCAGCTGGTTCCTGGGGCCCGAGTTCCTGAAGCGCTATCCGACCGTCGCACTCGATCTCGACACCATGGTCGTGGTCGACGGAAACCTCGTCACCGCCGGCGCCGCCTTCGCCCACATCGACCTCGCGCTCTCACTCGTGCGATCGATCAGCCCCGACCTGGCCCAACATGTCGCCAAGCTCCTCATCATCGACGAGCGCCCGTCGCAGGCGGCCTTCGTCGCCTACGAACATCTCCGGCACGAGGACCCGATCGTCGTCGAGTTCGAACGCTTCGTGCGCGCCCGCCTGGACGAACCGTTCAACGTCGCCTTCGTCGCGCAGTCGCTCGGCACCAGCCGGCGCACCCTCGAACGACGAGTCCGTGCGGCGCTCAACCTCACTCCGCTCGGCTTCGTCCAACGGCTTCGCATCGAACGAGCTCGGCACCTCTCAGCAACCACGGACCTCACCTCCGCCGAGATCGCGCTACGGGTCGGCTACGCGAACGCCGAGACTCTGCGCTCCCTCCTGCGCAGGGAGCGACGCCGTTCCTGA
- a CDS encoding transposase, with product MPQKRKKYDREFREGAVRIVEETGKPIAQVARNLGVVEGTLGNWVKQAREAREGRDGMSKDDHEELKRLRAENAELRMERDVLKRSVVLWVKEATK from the coding sequence ATGCCACAGAAGCGGAAGAAGTACGACCGGGAGTTCCGTGAGGGAGCTGTCCGGATCGTCGAAGAGACCGGGAAGCCGATCGCTCAGGTCGCGCGCAACCTCGGCGTGGTCGAGGGCACGTTGGGCAACTGGGTCAAGCAGGCCCGGGAAGCACGCGAGGGCCGCGACGGAATGTCGAAGGACGACCACGAGGAGCTCAAGCGGCTGCGTGCTGAGAACGCCGAGCTCCGGATGGAGCGTGATGTCCTCAAGCGATCCGTGGTCCTGTGGGTGAAGGAGGCGACGAAGTGA